From the genome of Luteibacter rhizovicinus DSM 16549:
CTGCCCGAGCTGCCGGACGACTCCGAGCTGGCCAGCGAGGAAGAAATCCTCGCCGCCACCGGCGCGCGCCCCGGCTCGCTCGGTCCTGTCGGCCTGCCCGAGTCGATCCCGGTCATCGTCGACCGCAGTGCGGCCCTGCTCGCCGATTTCGTCTGCGGCGGCAACCAGGACGGCACCCACTTCACCGGCGCGAACTGGCAGCGCGACGCGCGCATCAACCGCGTCGCGGACATCCGCAAGGTCGTCGACGGCGACCTGTCGCCGGACGGCAAGGGCCATATCCGCCTCGCGCGCGGCATCGAGGTGGGTCACATTTTCCAGCTCGGCCAGAAGTATGCCGAAGCCATGGGCGCCGACGTGCTCGACAGCAACGGCAAGAAGTCCACCATGTACATGGGTTGCTACGGCGTCGGTGTGAGCCGGATCGTCGCTGCCGCGATCGAACAGCGCAACGACGACGCCGGCATGATCTGGACCGATGCCATGGCGCCCTGGCGTGTCGCCGTTTGCGTCATCAACCCGAAGAACACCGATCCCGTCGTCGCCGAGGCCGGTGAGTCGCTTTACCACGAACTTTCGCAGGCCGGCGTCGACACCGTGCTCGACGATCGTGGCCTGCGTCCGGGGTCGATGTTTGCCGACATTGAACTGATCGGCATTCCGCACCGTGTCGTCGTCAGCGCACGTGGGCTGGAAGCCGGCACGTTCGAATACCGTGCCCGAACGGATAGCGAAAGCCGGAATGTATCGCGTCAGGAACTACTGGCACTCCTTGGCGCCCTGTAATCCGGCCATTACTGGCGTGGTTATCTATCGATATTGCGCGTAGGTAAAATCCAGCTAATGCGAGTGAATGCCGGATGGAAACATCCGGCATTTTGCTTTTTATGGCGTAACCAGCTAAAAATCCCGGCGCGCACGTTAATCCTCTACGGGAGACCCCAATGGCTGTCGATATCAAGAACCTCAATCACAACCAGCTCAACGAGCTGATTTCCAAGGCACAGGTCCGCCAGACGGAGTTGCGCAAGGAAAAGGTCACCAAGCTGCGCGAGAAGATCAATGCGCTGATCAAGGCCGAGGGGTTTACCTTCGACGACGTATTTGGCGCTCGCGCCCCTAAATCAAAGCGCGCCGGCACCACGGTCGCAGCCAAATACCGTAATCCCGGCAATGAAGAGCAGACCTGGTCGGGCCGCGGCAAGCGCCCGCGCTGGTTCAATGAAGCGCTGAAGGCGGGCACGAAAGAAAGCGATATGCTGGTCTGATCGACTGCATTACGCGAACGGTCTTTTTGTAGGAGCCGATTTATCGGCGATGCTTTTCAGCTTCACCGCTCCGTTGGCTTTTCGCCGATGAATCGGCTCCCACATGTACCTTTTCGCCGATGAATCGGCTCCCACATGTACGCGGTTAAAGGGAGCGGCGCGGAGCCACGATCAGGTCGCCGAACAGCAGGCCGGCGACGAGGGAAACCAGCAGGGTCACGCCGAGCAGGCCGGTATCCATGCTCAGGGAAGCATCCCGGTCCAATAGATAGGAAACGCTGCGGAAACTGACCGACCCCGGGACCAGAAGGATGATTCCCGGCTCGCGTACGACGGCACCGGGCTGCTGGGCATAACGCGCATATACGTTGCTCAGCGAGCCAAGCAACAGGCCGCCGACGAATACCCCGAACGGCGCGCCAGGCAAGGAGCCGGAAATACTCCCTCCCCACCGCGTGGCGAGATAGCCGAGCACGACCGACCCCATGACGACCAGCCAGTCGCGTTTCGCTGCGCGAAAAAGGATGGCAAACGAAAATGCGCCCAGAATCAGCGTGGGCCAGTCCGCCCAGCCAGGCAACGGCGGCAGTGCGTAGTTACGCGGGATGATGCCCACCGCTTCGCAGAGCTGGCTGGCGGCCACGGTGCCGAACGTGAGTTTGAGCAAGGTCGCAATCGCACCACCCATGCGGGCCACACCCGCCACCAGGTGCTGGCTGGAGATTTCGCGTACCGCCGTGGTCAGGGCCATACCGGGCATCAACACGATCAGGCTGCCGAGGATCACCGACTTCAGTGCGAGCGGCACCACATAGGCACTGACCACCGTCGCGACCACCGTCGCCACCATCGCACTGATCGCTTCGCTGGCCGCGGCCAGGCGCGGCCGACTACCCGAGGCAACGGTGATCAGCCCGATCAGTACGCCGATCACGCAGGCGGTGATCAGGTCGGGCCAGGAACTGTGGAGCAGCAGGCCGACGACACTGGCGGCGCAAAGGCCATAGCTCGCAATGACGCCGAGTTGGGCCAGGAACGTCTCGGGCGCGCCGAGCTTGCGCAGCAGATGGAAGCCTTCACGCAATTCCATCTGGCCATCGATCACCGAATCCGCGATGCGATCGGCCTCGCACAAGCGTGCCAGGTTCACGTCGCCCGGCGGCAGGCGCATCACCTGGGTCACCTGGGCGACGCCGTCGT
Proteins encoded in this window:
- a CDS encoding threonine/serine ThrE exporter family protein, giving the protein MSVPVSFATTAINTRIAFLTELARRLHQYGTTAPRLETAIARSAQRLGLSAEVWSSPTAIIVSFADLGQGDDGVAQVTQVMRLPPGDVNLARLCEADRIADSVIDGQMELREGFHLLRKLGAPETFLAQLGVIASYGLCAASVVGLLLHSSWPDLITACVIGVLIGLITVASGSRPRLAAASEAISAMVATVVATVVSAYVVPLALKSVILGSLIVLMPGMALTTAVREISSQHLVAGVARMGGAIATLLKLTFGTVAASQLCEAVGIIPRNYALPPLPGWADWPTLILGAFSFAILFRAAKRDWLVVMGSVVLGYLATRWGGSISGSLPGAPFGVFVGGLLLGSLSNVYARYAQQPGAVVREPGIILLVPGSVSFRSVSYLLDRDASLSMDTGLLGVTLLVSLVAGLLFGDLIVAPRRSL
- a CDS encoding H-NS family nucleoid-associated regulatory protein, whose translation is MAVDIKNLNHNQLNELISKAQVRQTELRKEKVTKLREKINALIKAEGFTFDDVFGARAPKSKRAGTTVAAKYRNPGNEEQTWSGRGKRPRWFNEALKAGTKESDMLV